One Microplitis demolitor isolate Queensland-Clemson2020A chromosome 2, iyMicDemo2.1a, whole genome shotgun sequence DNA segment encodes these proteins:
- the LOC103574053 gene encoding E3 ubiquitin-protein ligase MARCHF3-like has protein sequence MLSSQLSVDSVACRICHEDGNFEELIEPCECSGTVALIHISCLEKWLTTSNTRSCEICKYKFSLQALNKPIMKSIQQWLNIKSNCRGLIVDMICILVLTFLFIAGMYLCYIGVIHFTHLRSWESTIILTLSIVLITVYFIWLAITIRYHMQSWKQWHKKNKDIKLLVAGFSNTARLQKKQFNVIQRTVSRNDGSSSGLNNDESNVNIDSNGVNNSNRFRLWYHRFFNTNQDLHQPTRETIV, from the exons atgttaagtaGCCAACTAAGCGTTGACTCGGTTGCTTGTCGTATTTGTCATGAAG ATGGCAATTTCGAAGAATTAATTGAACCATGTGAATGTTCCGGTACAGTTGCACTTATTCATATAAGCTGTTTAGAAAAATGGCTTACGACGTCAAACACACGTTCTTGtgaaatatgtaaatataagtTTTCACTACAAGCACTCAACAAACCAATTATGAAG tCAATTCAACAGTGgttgaatataaaaagtaaCTGTCGAGGATTAATAGTAGACATGATATGTATACTTGTTCTCACATTTTTATTCATCGCTGGGATGTATCTTTGTTATATTGGTGTTATCCACTTTACCCATCTAAGAAGTTGGGAgagtacaataatattaacttTGTCAATTGTACTAAtaacagtttattttatttggctAGCTATAACAATAAg aTACCATATGCAATCATGGAAACAGTGgcataagaaaaataaagatattaaattattggtggCGGGTTTTTCTAATACCGCCAGGCtacagaaaaaacaatttaatgtGATTCAAAGAACAGTTAGTAGAAATGATGGAAGCAGCAGTGGACTAAATAATGATGAAAGTAACGTTAACATTGACTCAAATGGTGTAAATAATTCGAATAGATTTCGATTATGGTatcatagattttttaatactaatcaAGATTTACATCAGCCCACTCGAGAAacaatagtttaa